The Spirosoma radiotolerans genome has a window encoding:
- a CDS encoding DUF937 domain-containing protein, producing the protein MLETLLNLVQQHSGQAVINNPAIPNSQNESVMQTVAGSIMNGLGQQAQGGGLGGLLGMLTGQGNVTDHPVTQGVQQNVQQDLMSKLGISPQVAMSVASAVVPMVLSKLMHKANDPNDSSVDGNTIMGAATGQQGVDWMGMAGSAMADGKLDMNDLMRVAGQQGGGSGLGGMLGGLFGGK; encoded by the coding sequence ATGTTAGAAACCTTATTGAATCTGGTGCAGCAGCATTCAGGTCAGGCTGTGATCAATAACCCCGCTATTCCAAATAGCCAAAACGAAAGCGTGATGCAGACCGTTGCTGGCAGCATCATGAACGGCTTAGGGCAACAGGCTCAGGGTGGTGGTTTGGGTGGCCTGCTAGGCATGCTCACAGGTCAGGGAAACGTAACTGATCATCCGGTAACGCAGGGTGTTCAGCAGAACGTCCAGCAGGATCTCATGAGTAAACTGGGTATTTCGCCCCAGGTAGCCATGTCTGTCGCGAGTGCGGTGGTACCCATGGTATTAAGCAAACTGATGCACAAAGCCAACGATCCAAACGATTCCAGCGTGGACGGAAACACCATTATGGGCGCGGCTACCGGTCAGCAAGGGGTTGACTGGATGGGCATGGCCGGTTCAGCCATGGCCGATGGCAAACTCGATATGAACGACCTGATGCGCGTTGCCGGTCAGCAGGGCGGTGGGAGTGGCCTGGGCGGTATGCTGGGTGGCCTGTTCGGCGGTAAATAA
- the infC gene encoding translation initiation factor IF-3, giving the protein MALPQRRPPRRVVEEPYKVNERILAREVRVVGENVEQGIYEINKAQAMAKAQNLDLVEVSPNAVPPVCRIVDYSKFKYEQKKKQKEIKANATKVVIKEIRFGPNTDDHDFEFKLKHAINFLKEGAKVKAYVQFVGRAIVFKDRGFQLLERFSKGLEDYGKVEAEPKLEGKRMSMFLSPKVVVAKK; this is encoded by the coding sequence ATGGCATTACCCCAGCGGAGACCACCCCGTCGCGTGGTTGAAGAACCCTACAAAGTGAATGAGCGTATCCTGGCTCGCGAAGTGCGTGTGGTCGGCGAGAATGTAGAGCAGGGCATCTACGAGATTAATAAGGCGCAGGCCATGGCTAAAGCGCAAAACCTCGACCTGGTTGAGGTATCTCCCAACGCTGTGCCGCCCGTCTGTCGTATAGTAGACTACTCCAAGTTCAAATACGAACAAAAGAAAAAGCAAAAAGAGATCAAGGCGAACGCAACGAAAGTTGTGATCAAAGAAATACGCTTCGGCCCCAACACGGATGATCACGATTTCGAGTTTAAGCTGAAGCACGCTATAAACTTTCTCAAGGAAGGGGCAAAGGTGAAGGCCTACGTCCAGTTCGTTGGGCGGGCCATCGTCTTCAAAGACCGTGGTTTCCAACTGTTGGAGCGCTTTTCCAAAGGCCTGGAGGATTATGGCAAGGTGGAGGCCGAACCGAAGCTGGAAGGCAAACGAATGAGTATGTTCCTGTCCCCCAAAGTTGTCGTCGCTAAAAAATAG
- a CDS encoding tetratricopeptide repeat protein, with amino-acid sequence MRSIKERTSGVKCESANERKNAIHPVSIAYSLIHSFALSLFILLVMASCGGDDRQAAHIPDFPKPGDSSRAEGALRALTVAINQSSPASAYAKRAAILLAMGRMNEALADIEEAISRNDNAGTYYLTRAQILRALQQPAKALQNAQRAEILGVDTPELYTLQGDLLQQQNQFDKAKLYVAKALQMAPYDGEAYFFNGLMAARQGDTAQAITLYQQSLRLKPRYLETYNQLASVYRTLGDQNAALAYNQQALRYFPGNARLYYGRGLIYHSIGQLDSAMTYYRQTMKLQPGYYQAYFQVGLINQTYRNYYEALGNYQRVQQLRPQFPRIDTYIGYCHEQMGQYDLAIAAYTKATQQNATDQQAAAGLWRSQRRQYTQNSYNSLFLPDTAAKPVTQAKSRTVIDTTRVRITTIQPKARVMTNANDSLKRSIKPIGQN; translated from the coding sequence ATGAGGAGTATAAAAGAGCGAACGAGTGGTGTAAAGTGCGAAAGCGCGAACGAACGGAAGAACGCAATTCATCCGGTATCAATCGCTTATTCACTCATTCACTCATTCGCTCTTTCACTCTTTATACTGCTCGTTATGGCTTCCTGCGGGGGCGACGACCGACAGGCAGCCCACATTCCGGATTTTCCGAAACCAGGCGACAGCAGCCGGGCGGAGGGAGCACTACGGGCACTAACGGTAGCCATCAACCAATCGTCGCCCGCGTCAGCCTATGCGAAGCGAGCCGCTATCTTGTTGGCCATGGGGCGGATGAATGAAGCGCTCGCCGATATTGAAGAAGCCATTAGCCGAAATGATAATGCCGGAACTTACTACCTGACGCGCGCCCAGATTCTGCGGGCCTTGCAGCAACCGGCAAAAGCGCTGCAAAATGCCCAGCGAGCCGAAATCCTGGGTGTCGATACGCCTGAACTATACACCTTGCAGGGCGATCTGCTTCAGCAGCAAAATCAGTTCGACAAAGCAAAACTTTACGTTGCCAAAGCCCTGCAAATGGCTCCTTACGATGGAGAAGCTTACTTTTTCAATGGATTGATGGCCGCCCGGCAAGGGGATACGGCCCAGGCGATTACACTCTACCAGCAGTCGCTTCGGTTGAAGCCCCGCTACCTGGAAACGTATAATCAATTAGCGTCGGTCTACCGAACCCTCGGTGATCAAAATGCCGCACTGGCCTATAACCAGCAGGCGTTGCGGTATTTTCCCGGCAACGCCCGGCTTTATTATGGCCGGGGGCTAATCTATCATTCAATCGGGCAGCTCGACAGTGCGATGACGTACTATCGTCAAACGATGAAGCTACAGCCGGGCTACTACCAGGCTTATTTTCAGGTGGGATTGATCAACCAGACCTACCGGAACTACTACGAAGCCCTGGGAAATTATCAGCGGGTACAGCAACTAAGACCGCAGTTTCCGCGTATTGATACATACATTGGCTATTGCCACGAACAAATGGGACAATATGACTTAGCCATTGCAGCCTACACAAAAGCCACGCAGCAAAATGCCACCGATCAGCAGGCAGCTGCGGGTTTATGGCGTTCGCAACGAAGACAATACACGCAAAATTCGTATAACTCCTTATTTTTGCCGGATACGGCGGCAAAACCAGTGACCCAGGCCAAAAGCAGAACCGTGATCGACACGACTCGTGTTCGCATTACGACCATTCAGCCCAAAGCCAGGGTAATGACCAATGCCAACGATTCGCTCAAACGGTCCATAAAGCCGATTGGACAAAATTAG
- the rpmI gene encoding 50S ribosomal protein L35 has protein sequence MPKVKTNSAAKKRFKLTGTGKIKRKHAFHSHILTKKTTKQKRNLVHAALVDGPDERRIKALLNV, from the coding sequence ATGCCAAAAGTAAAAACCAATTCAGCCGCCAAGAAGCGTTTCAAGCTGACAGGCACTGGAAAAATCAAGCGGAAGCATGCCTTCCACAGTCATATCCTGACAAAAAAAACAACCAAGCAGAAGCGTAACTTAGTGCATGCTGCCCTGGTTGATGGGCCTGACGAGCGTCGCATCAAAGCGTTGTTAAACGTCTAG
- a CDS encoding EVE domain-containing protein — translation MNYWLVKSEPETYGWDNFIIQGRAVWDGVRNYQARNNLKAMQLGDQVLFYHSVTKPGVVGLATVVREHYPDPTIPDDARWVAIELEPVMALNRPVTLAQIKAEPLLANISLIKQSRLSVMPIRVDEFELILHLGQQHSVV, via the coding sequence TTGAATTACTGGCTCGTTAAATCGGAACCCGAAACATACGGGTGGGATAATTTTATCATACAAGGCCGCGCAGTATGGGATGGTGTTCGCAATTACCAGGCTCGTAACAACCTGAAAGCCATGCAACTGGGTGATCAGGTCTTGTTTTATCATAGCGTTACCAAACCCGGTGTGGTAGGACTGGCAACTGTTGTGCGGGAGCATTATCCCGATCCAACCATACCCGACGACGCACGCTGGGTAGCCATCGAGCTGGAGCCGGTGATGGCCCTGAACCGCCCCGTAACGCTGGCACAGATTAAAGCCGAACCCCTGCTGGCCAACATTAGCCTCATCAAGCAATCCCGCTTATCCGTTATGCCCATCCGCGTCGACGAGTTTGAACTGATCCTGCACCTGGGGCAACAACACAGCGTCGTTTAA
- a CDS encoding YrdB family protein, with the protein MMAFLKVIHQLVAFSLEIAMLISLGMWGFHGDKSTGLKYLMGLGLPLLVAGLWGVWAAPRSSHRLELPYRLLFSLTLFGMAAASFYKMGYPRLAYVFAGVAVISALLELVFD; encoded by the coding sequence ATGATGGCATTCCTTAAAGTGATTCATCAGCTTGTTGCATTCTCGCTGGAGATAGCCATGCTCATTTCGCTGGGCATGTGGGGCTTTCACGGTGACAAATCGACCGGGTTGAAATACCTGATGGGCCTGGGGCTGCCGCTCCTGGTAGCCGGTTTATGGGGCGTATGGGCCGCTCCCCGATCGTCGCATCGGCTGGAGTTACCCTACCGGCTTTTGTTTAGCCTTACCCTTTTCGGTATGGCGGCAGCTTCATTCTATAAAATGGGCTACCCCAGGCTGGCCTATGTCTTTGCTGGCGTCGCGGTTATCAGTGCGTTGCTGGAACTGGTTTTCGACTAA
- the thrS gene encoding threonine--tRNA ligase, which translates to MIAQDEQIRVTLPDGSVREYPKGSTGLDIATKISEGLARNVLAAKVNGVVQDATRPIDEDANVQLLTWNDAEGKATFWHSSAHLLAEALEALYPGVKFGIGPAIETGFYYDVDLGGQPFSQEDFKKVEDKMLELARQKQQYIRKPMSKAEAIAYFEEKGDPYKLDLLEGLADGTITFYTQGDFTDLCRGPHIPNTGFIKAAKLMNVAGAYWRGNEKNKQLTRIYAVTYPKQKELDDYLFLLEEAKKRDHRKLGKELELFAFSEKVGAGLPLWLPKGTVLRERLENFLRKAQVRAGYSPVVTPHIGSKQLYVTSGHWEKYGEDSFRPIKTPDPNEEFLLKPMNCPHHCEIYKTKPRSYRDLPLRLAEFGTVYRYEQSGELHGLTRVRGFTQDDAHIFCRPDQVKEEFMKVIDLVLYVFNSLGFSDYSAQVSLRDPENKTKYIGSDDLWEKAESAIIESAAEKGLPTVTELGEAAFYGPKLDFMVRDALGRKWQLGTIQVDYNLPNRFELEYIGADNQKHRPVMIHRAPFGSMERFIAILIENSGGNFPLWLSPEQIAILPISEKYEDYANDLFFTLQENDIRGFVDLRDEKIGRKIRDAEVNKVPYMLIVGEKEAAEGAVSVRRKGQGDLGSMRVEDFIRTFQAEVKV; encoded by the coding sequence ATGATTGCGCAGGACGAACAAATCCGCGTGACGCTGCCTGATGGAAGCGTTCGGGAATATCCCAAAGGAAGCACCGGGCTGGATATTGCCACAAAAATCAGTGAAGGACTGGCGCGCAATGTGCTGGCGGCCAAAGTGAATGGGGTGGTGCAGGATGCCACACGACCCATTGATGAAGATGCCAACGTCCAACTGCTCACCTGGAACGATGCCGAGGGGAAAGCGACCTTCTGGCACTCGTCGGCGCACTTGCTGGCCGAAGCACTTGAAGCCCTCTATCCGGGCGTAAAATTCGGCATTGGGCCAGCTATTGAAACGGGTTTCTACTACGATGTCGACCTCGGTGGACAGCCCTTTTCGCAGGAAGATTTCAAAAAGGTAGAGGATAAGATGCTCGAACTGGCTCGCCAGAAACAGCAATACATCCGCAAACCCATGAGCAAAGCGGAGGCCATTGCTTATTTTGAAGAAAAAGGTGACCCCTACAAGCTTGATCTGCTCGAAGGGCTGGCCGACGGAACCATTACTTTCTATACTCAGGGCGATTTTACGGACCTTTGCCGGGGACCACACATTCCGAATACCGGATTTATCAAGGCCGCCAAACTCATGAATGTGGCTGGTGCTTACTGGCGGGGCAACGAAAAAAATAAGCAGTTAACACGTATCTACGCCGTTACTTATCCTAAACAGAAGGAACTCGACGACTACCTGTTTCTGCTGGAAGAAGCCAAAAAGCGTGATCACCGCAAACTGGGGAAAGAGCTGGAGTTGTTCGCGTTTTCAGAAAAGGTAGGCGCGGGGTTGCCGCTATGGTTACCGAAAGGAACTGTCTTGCGCGAACGACTGGAAAATTTCCTCCGGAAAGCCCAGGTTCGGGCGGGTTACTCCCCCGTGGTGACGCCCCATATCGGTAGCAAGCAACTCTATGTGACATCGGGTCACTGGGAAAAATACGGCGAAGATTCATTCCGGCCCATTAAAACGCCCGACCCGAATGAGGAGTTTCTGCTTAAACCCATGAACTGCCCGCACCACTGCGAAATCTATAAAACTAAACCTCGTTCTTACCGGGATCTGCCCTTACGGCTGGCTGAGTTCGGAACGGTTTATCGGTATGAGCAGTCGGGTGAGTTGCACGGGCTGACACGGGTACGTGGGTTTACGCAGGACGATGCGCACATCTTCTGCCGTCCCGACCAGGTGAAAGAAGAGTTCATGAAGGTGATCGATCTGGTGCTGTACGTATTTAATTCGCTTGGTTTCTCGGATTATAGCGCCCAGGTTTCTCTGCGTGATCCTGAGAATAAAACGAAGTACATCGGTTCCGATGACTTGTGGGAAAAAGCGGAGTCGGCCATTATTGAATCTGCCGCCGAAAAAGGACTCCCGACCGTTACCGAATTGGGCGAAGCGGCCTTTTATGGGCCTAAGCTTGACTTTATGGTACGGGACGCCCTTGGCCGGAAATGGCAGTTGGGAACCATTCAGGTCGACTACAACCTTCCCAATCGCTTTGAACTGGAATACATTGGCGCCGACAACCAGAAGCACCGGCCTGTGATGATTCACCGGGCCCCATTTGGGTCGATGGAGCGATTCATTGCTATCCTGATCGAGAATTCGGGGGGGAACTTCCCGCTCTGGCTATCGCCCGAGCAAATTGCGATCCTGCCCATTTCCGAAAAATACGAAGACTATGCCAACGACCTGTTTTTTACCTTGCAGGAAAACGATATTCGGGGCTTCGTCGATTTGCGCGATGAGAAAATCGGCCGGAAAATACGGGATGCTGAAGTGAACAAAGTACCTTATATGCTGATCGTTGGCGAAAAAGAAGCCGCCGAGGGTGCCGTGTCCGTCCGGCGAAAAGGCCAGGGCGATCTAGGCAGCATGCGCGTAGAGGACTTCATCCGGACATTCCAGGCAGAGGTGAAGGTGTAA
- the dnaK gene encoding molecular chaperone DnaK produces the protein MGKIIGIDLGTTNSCVAVMEGNEPVVIPNSEGARTTPSVVAFMDNGNGERKVGAPAKRQAITNPKNTISSIKRFMGKRYSEVTNEIKNVAYDVENGPNSTPRVRIGDRQYTPQELSALILQKMKQTAEDYLGQTVTEAVITVPAYFNDAERQATKEAGAIAGLDVKRIINEPTAAALAYGLDKTNHDQKIAVFDLGGGTFDISILELGDGVFEVKSTDGDTHLGGDDFDQVIIDWLADEFKKDEAIDLRQDPMALQRLKEAAEKAKVELSSSNSTEINLPYIMPVNGIPKHLVRTLSRAKFEQLADSLIQRSLEPCRRALKNAGLSANQIDEVILVGGSTRIPKVQDEVEKLFGKKPSKAVNPDEAVAIGAAIQGGVLTGEVKDVLLLDVIPLSLGIETMGGVFTKMVDANTTIPSKKVEVYSTASDNQPSVEINILQGERPMAAQNRQLGRFILSDIPPAPRGVPQIEVTFDVDANGILHVTAKDKGTGKEQKIRIEASSGLTDAEINRMREEAKANEAADKAERETVEKVNAADSMIFQTEKQLKEYGDKLSEGNKSAIEAALATLRTAHGARDVAGIDSALEGLNAAWATASTEMYSATNGAGANPADGAGFTGNGDGAANGQGQPTGDNVSDVPYEEVK, from the coding sequence ATGGGAAAAATTATTGGTATTGACTTAGGCACCACGAACTCGTGCGTGGCCGTGATGGAAGGCAACGAGCCGGTCGTGATCCCCAATTCTGAAGGAGCACGGACCACCCCCTCGGTAGTCGCATTTATGGATAACGGCAACGGCGAACGCAAAGTAGGCGCACCCGCTAAACGTCAGGCCATCACCAACCCGAAAAATACGATCTCCTCCATCAAGCGTTTCATGGGTAAACGCTACAGTGAGGTAACGAATGAAATTAAAAACGTCGCTTATGACGTTGAAAACGGCCCGAACAGTACGCCCCGCGTTCGCATCGGTGATCGTCAATATACGCCACAGGAATTATCGGCTCTGATTCTACAGAAAATGAAGCAGACTGCCGAAGATTACCTCGGCCAAACGGTAACGGAGGCCGTTATTACGGTACCCGCTTACTTTAACGATGCCGAACGTCAGGCAACCAAAGAAGCCGGTGCAATTGCTGGTCTGGATGTAAAACGGATCATCAACGAGCCAACGGCAGCCGCTCTGGCCTATGGATTGGATAAAACCAACCATGATCAGAAAATCGCCGTATTTGACCTGGGTGGTGGTACGTTCGATATTTCGATCCTGGAACTGGGGGATGGCGTATTCGAAGTGAAATCAACGGACGGGGATACACACCTCGGTGGGGATGATTTCGACCAGGTTATCATCGACTGGCTTGCCGACGAATTCAAGAAAGACGAAGCGATTGATCTGCGTCAGGACCCGATGGCCCTGCAACGCCTGAAAGAAGCCGCTGAAAAGGCAAAAGTTGAACTGTCGAGCTCGAACTCAACGGAAATCAACCTGCCATATATCATGCCGGTAAACGGTATCCCCAAACACCTGGTACGGACGCTGAGCCGGGCTAAATTCGAGCAACTGGCCGATTCGCTGATTCAGCGTAGCCTGGAGCCTTGCCGCCGTGCGTTGAAAAATGCGGGTCTGTCGGCGAATCAGATTGACGAAGTCATTCTGGTGGGTGGATCAACCCGGATCCCGAAAGTACAGGATGAAGTAGAGAAACTGTTTGGCAAGAAGCCATCCAAAGCCGTTAACCCCGATGAAGCCGTAGCCATTGGTGCTGCCATTCAGGGGGGTGTGTTGACGGGTGAGGTTAAAGACGTACTGTTGCTCGACGTTATTCCGCTTTCACTCGGTATTGAAACGATGGGTGGCGTATTCACCAAAATGGTGGACGCCAACACGACGATTCCAAGCAAGAAAGTGGAAGTATATTCGACGGCCTCGGACAACCAACCCAGTGTTGAAATTAACATCCTGCAAGGTGAGCGCCCCATGGCGGCTCAGAACCGTCAGCTAGGCCGGTTTATCCTGTCGGATATTCCACCAGCACCCCGGGGCGTGCCTCAGATCGAAGTAACTTTCGACGTCGATGCCAACGGTATCCTGCACGTAACGGCCAAAGATAAAGGCACCGGTAAAGAGCAAAAAATCCGGATCGAAGCATCGAGCGGGTTGACCGACGCTGAAATTAACCGGATGCGTGAAGAAGCGAAAGCCAACGAAGCGGCCGATAAAGCAGAACGCGAAACGGTTGAGAAAGTCAACGCGGCTGACTCGATGATCTTCCAGACCGAGAAGCAACTGAAAGAGTACGGGGATAAATTGTCGGAAGGCAACAAGTCAGCCATCGAAGCAGCGCTTGCTACGCTTCGTACGGCCCACGGCGCCCGCGACGTAGCCGGTATCGACAGTGCTTTGGAAGGACTGAACGCTGCCTGGGCAACGGCATCGACCGAAATGTACAGCGCTACCAACGGTGCTGGCGCGAACCCTGCCGACGGTGCTGGTTTCACCGGAAACGGAGATGGAGCCGCTAACGGACAAGGACAGCCAACGGGCGATAACGTCTCGGATGTGCCTTACGAAGAGGTGAAATAA
- a CDS encoding class I SAM-dependent methyltransferase, with protein sequence MTDIKLIMPEPWADYELIDSGNFQKLERFGEFVLSRPEPQAIWDKSLSDADWERQAHATFRRDRQSPERGDWQTSPTMRDPWYVSFKQGGLQLRFKLALTTFKHVGIFPEQANNWQYIHDRVTAISADVPRPKVLNLFAYTGGASLAARQAGADVTHVDAVKPVISWARENMDYSELDNIRWVVEDAVKFVRREVRRGNRYNGIILDPPAYGRGPDGEKWVLEEHLNDLLKSCADLLDRTDFFFIINLYSLGFSSLILDNLMGQIFGTVPNPEWGELCMTDSHQKRLPLGVFYRFAS encoded by the coding sequence ATGACTGATATTAAACTGATTATGCCCGAGCCCTGGGCAGACTACGAATTGATCGATTCGGGTAATTTTCAAAAACTCGAACGCTTTGGCGAGTTCGTGCTGTCCCGTCCTGAGCCCCAGGCCATTTGGGATAAATCACTGTCGGATGCTGACTGGGAGCGGCAGGCTCACGCGACGTTTCGGCGCGACCGTCAATCACCCGAACGGGGCGACTGGCAAACGTCGCCCACCATGCGTGATCCGTGGTACGTTTCTTTCAAACAGGGGGGCTTGCAGTTAAGATTCAAACTGGCTCTGACCACCTTCAAGCACGTAGGGATATTTCCGGAGCAGGCCAATAACTGGCAATACATTCACGACCGGGTAACCGCTATCTCGGCCGACGTTCCCCGGCCTAAGGTGCTTAACCTGTTTGCTTATACGGGTGGAGCATCCTTGGCGGCCCGTCAGGCGGGTGCCGATGTCACACACGTTGATGCCGTCAAGCCTGTAATCAGTTGGGCCCGGGAGAACATGGATTATAGCGAACTGGATAATATTCGCTGGGTGGTTGAAGATGCCGTCAAGTTTGTTCGACGGGAGGTTCGGCGGGGAAATCGCTACAATGGCATCATTCTTGATCCGCCCGCCTACGGCCGTGGCCCGGATGGGGAGAAGTGGGTACTGGAAGAACACCTCAATGACCTGCTAAAATCCTGTGCCGACCTGCTTGATCGGACGGACTTCTTTTTTATCATTAATCTCTACTCACTCGGGTTTTCGTCGCTCATTCTGGACAACCTGATGGGGCAGATTTTTGGTACCGTACCCAACCCGGAATGGGGCGAGTTATGCATGACTGACAGCCATCAAAAACGGCTACCTTTGGGGGTGTTTTACCGATTCGCGTCATGA
- the rplT gene encoding 50S ribosomal protein L20, with translation MPRSVNHVASRARRKKVMKLAKGYFGRRKNVWTVAKNAVEKGLGYSYRDRRAKKRDFRSLWIQRINAGARLHGMSYSAFMGALNKSGIELNRKVLADLAMNHPEAFAAVVGQVK, from the coding sequence ATGCCACGTTCCGTCAATCACGTAGCCTCACGGGCGCGCAGGAAGAAAGTAATGAAGCTTGCCAAAGGATACTTTGGTCGGCGTAAAAATGTTTGGACGGTTGCTAAGAACGCCGTCGAAAAAGGTCTGGGTTATTCGTACCGCGACCGTCGTGCCAAGAAACGCGATTTCCGGAGTCTCTGGATTCAGCGGATCAACGCGGGGGCACGTCTGCATGGTATGTCTTACTCGGCTTTCATGGGTGCTCTCAACAAATCGGGCATCGAACTCAACCGTAAAGTATTGGCCGATCTGGCCATGAACCATCCGGAAGCATTTGCTGCCGTTGTGGGACAAGTAAAGTAA
- a CDS encoding nuclease A inhibitor family protein: MTNENSKSSDEVLKNSSFREQAGPLLSDLLYPSESDESIEPVTCYLKQTDPLTVSQIKDWLMLPPSIYVEEQPEADFWEPVTTEQDWYGDEEKARTASFQKLKETVESTLTVRQVFRVGESEMDVYLLGRQSDGERAGIKTKIIQT, encoded by the coding sequence ATGACGAACGAAAACTCGAAAAGTAGCGATGAGGTTTTAAAAAATAGTTCCTTTCGCGAACAGGCTGGCCCTTTGCTTTCCGATTTACTGTACCCAAGTGAATCCGATGAGTCTATTGAACCGGTAACCTGTTACCTTAAACAGACTGACCCGCTTACCGTTAGCCAGATCAAGGACTGGCTGATGCTGCCGCCCTCCATTTACGTCGAGGAACAACCCGAAGCCGATTTTTGGGAGCCGGTAACGACAGAACAGGATTGGTATGGCGACGAGGAAAAAGCCCGTACAGCCAGCTTCCAGAAACTGAAAGAAACAGTCGAAAGTACGCTGACCGTGCGTCAGGTATTCCGCGTCGGCGAGTCCGAAATGGACGTTTATTTACTGGGCCGTCAGAGCGATGGCGAACGGGCGGGCATTAAAACGAAAATTATCCAGACGTAA
- a CDS encoding DinB family protein: MTPNDELIRIIDLLNTTYEGEEAWHGPSVVDVLRGVTPDMAGRRISPNTHSIAELVFHMTSWRIFCVKKMQGDELFDIVTPGKNFGALPDKIDDFEWEALEMELSLSQEELINELDKRDDDEFLEDIVPGRDYTYYDMLHGIINHDMYHTGQIMIMQKALAQRGGNSRYEDDDADEYGSPFGSSSEHDDYY, translated from the coding sequence ATGACCCCTAACGATGAACTCATCCGCATCATTGATTTATTAAATACGACCTATGAAGGCGAAGAAGCCTGGCATGGTCCATCGGTCGTTGATGTATTGAGAGGTGTAACCCCTGATATGGCCGGACGCCGGATTTCTCCGAACACGCACAGCATTGCCGAACTGGTCTTTCACATGACCAGCTGGCGAATTTTCTGCGTTAAAAAGATGCAGGGTGATGAACTGTTTGATATTGTAACCCCAGGCAAAAATTTTGGCGCCCTGCCCGATAAAATTGATGATTTTGAGTGGGAAGCTCTCGAAATGGAATTGAGCCTGAGCCAGGAAGAACTCATTAATGAACTCGACAAGCGCGACGACGACGAGTTCCTGGAAGACATCGTGCCCGGTCGTGACTATACGTATTATGATATGCTGCATGGGATTATCAATCACGATATGTATCATACCGGCCAGATCATGATTATGCAGAAAGCCCTGGCGCAGCGGGGAGGCAACTCCCGCTACGAAGACGATGACGCCGACGAATACGGTTCCCCTTTCGGCAGCAGCAGCGAACACGACGATTATTATTGA